From Candidatus Nanopelagicales bacterium, one genomic window encodes:
- a CDS encoding tRNA pseudouridine(38-40) synthase TruA, which yields GREDPGWLGDYLAAKSRTQAVVVAPARGLVLESVAYPPDSELGERAEFTRRRRDVAHLL from the coding sequence GGGGCGAGAGGATCCGGGCTGGCTCGGTGACTACCTCGCGGCTAAATCGCGCACGCAGGCGGTCGTCGTCGCACCCGCACGTGGTTTGGTCCTTGAGTCGGTTGCGTACCCACCCGATTCTGAGCTCGGCGAACGAGCTGAATTCACGCGCAGGAGGCGTGACGTTGCCCACCTGCTTTGA